From a region of the Candidatus Pantoea bituminis genome:
- the potD gene encoding spermidine/putrescine ABC transporter substrate-binding protein PotD, whose amino-acid sequence MMKWSHWLAAGALALSVQGAQADDSKTLYFYNWTEYVPPGLLEQFTKETGIKVIYSTYESNESMYAKLKTWKEGAYDLVVPSTYFVAKMRNEGMLQKIDKSQLTNFKNLDPNLLNKPFDPNNDYSIPYIWGATAIGLNSDEIDPKSVTSWADLWKPEYKQSLLLTDDAREVFQMALRKLGYSGNTRDPKQIDAAYQELRKLMPNVLAFNSDNPGNPYMEGEVNLGMIWNGSAYVARQAGTPLQVIWPKEGGIFWMDNLAIPANAKNKEAALKLINFLLRPEVAAKVAETIGYPTPNLEAKKLLPKAVAEDASLYPSAEVIKKGEWQNDVGDASIQYETLFQKLKAGR is encoded by the coding sequence ATGATGAAATGGTCTCACTGGCTGGCGGCTGGGGCGCTGGCGTTGAGTGTGCAAGGCGCGCAAGCGGACGATAGCAAAACGCTCTACTTCTATAACTGGACTGAATACGTGCCGCCGGGACTGCTGGAGCAGTTCACTAAAGAGACCGGCATCAAAGTGATTTATTCTACCTACGAATCCAATGAAAGCATGTATGCCAAGCTTAAAACGTGGAAAGAGGGCGCGTATGATTTAGTGGTGCCCTCAACCTATTTCGTCGCAAAAATGCGTAACGAAGGCATGCTACAAAAGATTGATAAGTCACAGCTAACCAATTTTAAAAATCTGGATCCAAACCTGCTGAATAAGCCTTTTGATCCGAACAATGATTATTCCATTCCCTATATTTGGGGTGCGACGGCAATCGGTCTTAATTCAGACGAGATTGATCCGAAAAGCGTCACTAGCTGGGCTGATTTGTGGAAACCAGAGTATAAGCAAAGCCTGTTGCTGACCGATGATGCCCGCGAAGTGTTTCAAATGGCGCTGCGCAAACTCGGGTATTCCGGTAATACTCGCGATCCTAAGCAGATCGACGCCGCTTACCAAGAGTTAAGAAAATTGATGCCAAACGTCCTGGCGTTCAACTCCGATAATCCGGGCAATCCTTATATGGAAGGCGAAGTGAATCTGGGCATGATTTGGAACGGTTCCGCTTATGTGGCTCGCCAGGCTGGCACACCATTGCAGGTTATTTGGCCGAAAGAAGGCGGGATTTTCTGGATGGACAACCTGGCGATTCCTGCGAACGCCAAAAATAAAGAGGCCGCACTTAAGCTGATTAACTTCCTGCTTCGTCCGGAAGTTGCAGCAAAAGTCGCCGAAACCATTGGTTATCCAACCCCTAACCTTGAAGCCAAAAAGTTGTTGCCAAAAGCCGTCGCAGAAGATGCATCGCTTTATCCCTCTGCTGAGGTGATCAAAAAGGGTGAATGGCAGAATGACGTGGGTGATGCCAGCATCCAGTACGAAACGCTGTTTCAGAAGTTGAAGGCGGGTCGTTAA
- the cobB gene encoding Sir2 family NAD+-dependent deacetylase, translated as MRTPRRRLRLARLKKTRRKVHQRFRQRIFERDRQAEMAAHPLPHVVVLTGAGISAESGIRTFRAADGLWEEHRVEDVATPEGFRRDPALVQRFYNERRDQLQQPEIQPNAAHIALAELEQVLGDNFFLVTQNIDNLHERAGNSRVLHMHGELLKVRCATSGQVIEWTGNVTAEDRCTCCQFPSVLRPHVVWFGEMPIGMEEIYQALENADMFIAIGTSGHVYPAAGFVHEAKLQGAHTVELNLEPSQVGNEFAESHYGLASEVVPEFVHTLLRGLYK; from the coding sequence ATGCGCACACCACGTCGACGCTTACGACTCGCCCGACTCAAAAAGACCCGGAGAAAGGTGCATCAACGCTTTCGCCAACGCATTTTTGAGCGCGATCGTCAGGCTGAAATGGCTGCACATCCTCTGCCGCATGTGGTGGTTCTGACGGGCGCTGGCATTTCAGCGGAATCGGGTATTCGTACTTTTCGCGCCGCCGACGGGTTGTGGGAAGAGCATCGGGTTGAAGATGTTGCGACGCCGGAAGGTTTTCGACGCGATCCGGCTCTGGTACAACGTTTCTATAATGAACGCCGTGACCAACTGCAGCAGCCTGAAATCCAGCCAAATGCTGCGCACATTGCGTTAGCTGAACTGGAGCAGGTATTAGGCGATAACTTTTTTCTGGTAACGCAGAATATCGACAACCTGCATGAACGTGCGGGTAATTCACGTGTGTTGCATATGCATGGCGAATTGCTGAAAGTGCGCTGTGCTACCAGCGGGCAGGTCATCGAATGGACCGGTAATGTCACCGCAGAGGATCGCTGTACCTGCTGCCAGTTCCCTTCAGTGCTGCGTCCTCATGTGGTGTGGTTCGGGGAAATGCCCATCGGCATGGAAGAGATTTATCAGGCGCTGGAAAACGCGGATATGTTTATCGCTATCGGCACGTCAGGGCATGTTTATCCGGCAGCAGGATTTGTGCATGAAGCCAAACTGCAGGGTGCGCATACCGTTGAGCTGAATCTGGAGCCAAGCCAGGTTGGTAACGAATTTGCCGAAAGCCATTACGGCTTAGCCAGTGAAGTGGTGCCCGAATTTGTGCATACGCTGTTACGTGGCTTATACAAATAA